A portion of the Leucoraja erinacea ecotype New England chromosome 9, Leri_hhj_1, whole genome shotgun sequence genome contains these proteins:
- the LOC129700068 gene encoding ovarian cancer G-protein coupled receptor 1-like, with product MDNVTVGRSNSSCLVDNSADVLVPVIYAATFLVSLPGNCLSIYMAALQVKRGNEIGVYLINLCFVDIIYTLTLPYWFCHHFTTAIGNVSVHNTVAVLSSSTMYMSPAFLCCIAADRHLAIVHPLRFHRLRTLRAAAAVSAMCWLLQLSLHALLLHQQGLLSSDFTSRPLWVDLPLEATTAEAYLIRFLLSFCLPFSLFLFSSQRIYRAVARSSGVEDGEKRKIAKLLLLLLLVYAVSFGPYQLTSLARSVAEPGNCPFAQLAITPYNVFFAWTGVNCAADPILYCWLSDAARQDIVHLTTALKHKLPRLCGRLEHHRADQTPKHISDLPL from the coding sequence ATGGACAACGTGACGGTCGGGAGGTCCAACTCCAGTTGCTTGGTGGACAACAGCGCGGATGTCCTGGTGCCGGTCATCTACGCCGCCACCTTCCTCGTCAGCTTGCCCGGCAACTGCCTGTCCATCTACATGGCCGCATTGCAAGTGAAGAGAGGCAACGAGATCGGCGTCTACTTGATCAACCTTTGCTTCGTCGACATCATCTACACCCTCACCTTGCCCTACTGGTTCTGCCATCACTTCACTACCGCCATCGGCAACGTGTCCGTGCACAACACGGTGGCGGTGTTGTCCTCCAGCACCATGTACATGAGCCCTGccttcctgtgctgcattgcGGCGGACCGCCACCTCGCCATTGTCCATCCTCTCCGGTTCCACCGGCTGAGGACCCTGCGGGCAGCCGCGGCAGTGAGCGCGATGTGCTGGCTGCTCCAGCTGTCCCTCCAcgccctcctcctccaccagcaGGGCCTCCTCTCCTCCGACTTCACCTCCAGGCCACTCTGGGTGGATCTTCCCCTGGAGGCCACCACGGCCGAGGCATACCTGATACGTTTCCTCCTCAGCTTctgcctccccttctccctcttcctcttcaGCTCCCAGAGGATCTACAGGGCGGTGGCCAGGAGCAGCGGCGTGGAAgacggagagaagaggaagatcgCCAAGTTGCTGCTCTTGCTCCTCCTGGTCTACGCCGTCAGCTTCGGGCCTTACCAGTTGACCTCCCTTGCCCGCAGCGTGGCCGAGCCGGGCAATTGCCCCTTCGCCCAGCTCGCCATCACCCCCTACAATGTCTTCTTCGCCTGGACTGGAGTCAACTGCGCGGCCGACCCCATCCTCTACTGCTGGCTCTCCGACGCGGCACGACAGGACATTGTCCACTTGACCACCGCCCTCAAACACAAACTGCCGCGGCTCTGTGGGCGGCTGGAacaccaccgtgccgaccagaCCCCTAAACACATCTCAGACCTTCCCCTCTGA